From Ptiloglossa arizonensis isolate GNS036 chromosome 10, iyPtiAriz1_principal, whole genome shotgun sequence, the proteins below share one genomic window:
- the Rbcn-3b gene encoding WD repeat-containing protein Rbcn-3B isoform X7, with amino-acid sequence MTAGTSLVVPIVLWGRIAPTHCISCIYLSRDQKTLVTGCYDGRICLWQVDPETLNMTPRCLLVGHTAPILCLSRASVIMEQNYIVSSSESGEMCTWDLVDGKCRETAKLSNVHTQMLPYVSAGGEDVRLFCSGYYPEVLVMDPFSLEVLFTLSSRVNPDWISALHVLRLAKREGRFYVHTNDVVLALTTTGTVKVWTLVGYENRDSEPLYENESIQIRCLNALAMTCCPYNQRTVLIVCSKDWQIYDASDFSFLCSNSAPYGERWMAGDFLAADRVILWSDKGHGYLYKLPANKLKGKALSSSVADNKSFHTACAECNEPFLYCTLTQPGDKTLSCPPAMRLVTVQRRGVTLKYLLRGDSEGVVVLWTVPEVTTQQLSQICYNDNPTSISLSPVVKISLTAAWEQMKPSPVGILDQLNSGDGHGIKLTASIYLPQQSRLVVGREDGSIIIVPATQTVMLQLLHGNHHRYNGPHQVLLGHSGRVNCLLYPYGAAPRYDRVHLVSGSVDFAVCLWDLYAGTLIHRFCVHAGEITQLMVPPDNCSPRIQKCVCSVASDHSVTLLSLAERKCVVLASRHLFPVVTIKWRSLDDFMIVGCSDGAVYVWQMETGHLDRVLHGIIAEEVLDACDENTIAAAGGSAAGGELGLANPAVHFFRGLRHRNLSAIRHATQRGLHQLQQLHGGQGPDHGSQIKAKDAPLMIQGFRSNPKDPESHILFFDIEALIVQLLSDEYGAMSPGSLEAHGLISTSEYQKVAALTQSASPDAHKIISGILAKMKEGAENVHTKIQAKVESVGLKPSTLDGDNWNNSDGAKNNLKRNGAFSEPNATMEVAQLILSLLHAWDMDPDLDRVCEGKLGLLRPIVPVSFGVLSKRGYMSLLLPTWQTQLEPVDEQGLPVDLVIRERLTRVFTARAHWELSTTLTSNHLLAVVALANTLMSMNNATFVPEQERNRKLHRPGNRSAVNWNKAEEENEEMYTVQQAQIKQGWSLLATLHCVLLPDKVAAQGGAETFKRPQVEMMARRWQHQCLEIREAAQALLLAELGRMGPKGRKALVDSWSQYLPMYNTQEPTAPQVQNQSPPASSSPVPPSESHQEEEDEEEELAEEINIARKPSSAEGLQRKQRTAVVLLGVIGAEFGQDITTMNQKRDNEQRRKSSIVEGFGIGNNNLARHTSMALTHLLHPPDSPKSHAPDSPKLHAPDSPKLHTALRRAAIDLIGRGFTVWEPYLDVSKVLLGLLEMCCDADKLVPSMTYGLPLSPQADTCRTARHALTLIATARPAAFITTMAREVARYNTLQQNAQTLNVNLGASVLARAKPEILRIVEQLIDKMQSEMSDLLVEVMDIILHCLDPGHLKTKPLNDVFPAVCRFNQVSHCPATRRIAVGSRSGQLALYELRGNVKCQTVPAHIAPVTALAFSPEGKFLVSYCCAENKLSFWQQTNSGMFGLGNSQTRCVKSYSTAPINDVARLNPMRLARLIWINNRTVTLMLADGSETRFNV; translated from the exons ATGACAGCGGGTACGAGCCTGGTAGTACCCATAGTGCTATGGGGTCGTATAGCTCCAACTCATTGCAtttcttgtatttatttatctcgAGATCAAAAAACTTTGGTAACAGGATGTTATGATGGGCGAATATGTTTGTGGCAAGTGGATCCTGAAACATTGAAT ATGACTCCAAGATGTTTACTTGTTGGCCACACTGCTCCAATACTATGCCTAAGCCGAGCAAGTGTCATTATGGAACAGAATTATATTGTCAGCAGCAGTGAAAGCGGAGAAATGTGTACTTGGGATTTAGTTGATGGAAAGTGCAGAGAAACTGCGAAACTTAGCAATGTTCATACACAGATGTTGCCTTACGTCTCTGCTGGTGGAGAAGATGTCAGACTTTTTTGTTCCGG gTATTATCCTGAGGTTCTAGTGATGGACCCTTTCAGCTTGGAAGTTTTGTTCACCTTAAGTTCACGCGTTAATCCTGATTGGATCAGTGCTTTGCACGTTTTGCGGCTGGCCAAACGGGAAGGTCGGTTCTACGTGCACACAA ATGATGTCGTATTGGCCTTAACAACAACTGGCACAGTCAAGGTGTGGACTCTTGTTGGATATGAGAATCGTGACAGTGAACCCCTTTATGAAAACGAAAGCATACAGATACGATGTCTAAATGCACTTGCAATGACCTGTTGTCCATATAATCAGAGAACTGTGTTAATTGTGTGTTCCAAAGATTGGCAG ATATACGATGCCAGTGACTTTTCTTTCCTGTGTTCAAATTCTGCACCTTATGGGGAACGCTGGATGGCTGGAGACTTTCTAGCTGCAGACAGGGTCATTCTATGGAGTGACAAAGGTCATGGTTATCTCTATAAATTACCAGCTAA CAAGCTGAAGGGCAAGGCTCTCAGCAG TAGCGTTGCAGACAATAAAAGTTTTCATACTGCGTGTGCTGAATGTAACGAACCTTTCCTATACTGCACTTTGACACAGCCTGGAGACAAG ACTCTGTCATGCCCACCAGCAATGCGGTTAGTCACAGTTCAACGGCGGGGTGTAAcgctaaaatatttattacgtgGTGATAGTGAAGGTGTTGTTGTTCTTTGGACCGTACCAGAAGTAACAACTCAACAACTATCTCAAATATGTTACAATGATAACCCAACATCTATCTCATTGTCACCAGTAGTGAAAATAAGTCTTACAGCTGCTTGGGAACAAATGAAACCATCACCAGTTGGAATATTAGATCAGTTAAACAGTGGAGATGGGCATGGTATAAAGTTAACGGCTAGTATATATTTACCACAACAGAGTCGCCTAGTTGTCGGTCGTGAAGACGGTAGTATTATCATTGTTCCTGCAACACAAACAGTCATGCTTCAATTACTTCACGGCAATCATCATCGATATAATG GTCCACACCAAGTACTTTTGGGTCATTCTGGACGAGTAAATTGTCTTTTGTACCCATATGGAGCGGCACCGCGTTATGACCGGGTACATCTTGTTTCTGGTTCTGTCGATTTTGCTGTTTGCTTATGGGATTTATATGCCGGTACGCTAATCCATAGATTCTGTGTCCATGCGGGCGAAATCACACAATTGATGGTGCCACCTGATAATTGCAGT CCTAGAATACAAAAGTGTGTTTGTAGCGTTGCATCAGATCACAGTGTTACTTTATTATCGTTAGCAGAAAGAAAGTGTGTTGTTCTTGCTTCGCGACACCTATTTCCAGTTGTCACGATAAAGTGGAGATCATTGGATGACTTTATGATAGTTGGATGTTCAGATGGAGCTGTATATGTATGGCAAATGGAAACTGGCCACCTAGATCGTGTTTTGCATG gTATTATTGCAGAGGAGGTACTGGACGCGTGTGACGAAAACACTATAGCTGCGGCTGGAGGATCGGCCGCGGGTGGTGAACTAGGCTTAGCTAATCCTGCTGTGCATTTTTTTAG AGGTTTAAGGCACAGAAATCTCTCTGCTATAAGACATGCAACGCAAAGAGGGTTACATCAACTACAACAACTTCATGGTGGACAAGGACCAGATCATGGAAGTCAAATAAAAGCAAAAGACGCTCCTTTAATGATTCAAGGCTTTAGAAGTAATCCTAAAGATCCAGAAAGTCacattttattttttgataTAGAAGCATTAATAG tACAATTACTTAGTGACGAATATGGAGCGATGTCACCAGGTTCTTTGGAGGCACACGGTCTAATTTCAACCTCTGAGTATCAAAAAGTTGCAGCACTTACGCAGTCTGCTAGTCCAGATGCACATAAAATAATTTCAG GTATATTGGCAAAAATGAAGGAGGGTGCAGAGAACGTACACACTAAAATTCAAGCCAAGGTGGAAAGCGTTGGCCTTAAGCCGTCGACTCTCGACG gTGATAACTGGAATAATAGTGATGGTGcgaaaaacaatttaaaacgaaatgGAGCTTTTAGCGAACCAAATGCAACTATGGAGGTTGCTCAACTTATATTGAGCCTATTACATGCTTGGGACATGGACCCAGACTTGGATCGTGTTTGTGAAGGAAAGCTGGGTTTACTAAGGCCCATAGTTCCTGTTTCATTTGGAGTATTGTCTAAAAgag GTTACATGTCATTACTATTACCAACTTGGCAAACGCAATTGGAACCAGTCGACGAACAAGGTTTACCAGTTGATTTAGTCATACGAGAAAGGCTTACCAGAGTATTTACGGCAAGAGCACACTGGGAGCTGTCTACCACATTAACCAGTAATCATTTATTGGCAGTAGTCGCTTTAGCGAATACATTAATGTCAATGAATAATGCAACATTTGTACCTGAACAAGAACGAAATCGAAAATTACATAG GCCGGGTAATAGATCGGCAGTAAATTGGAACAAAgcagaagaagaaaacgaagaaatgtatACAGTGCAACAGGCACAGATTAAACAAGGTTGGTCCCTTTTAGCAACATTACATTGCGTCCTTCTACCTGACAAAGTTGCTGCACAAGGTGGAGCAGAAACATTTAAACGGCCTCAAGTCGAAATGATGGCACGAAGGTGGCAACATCAATGTCTTGAG ATTCGCGAAGCCGCTCAAGCTTTATTACTCGCTGAACTAGGTAGAATGGGTCCAAAAGGAAGGAAAGCGCTTGTAGATAGTTGGTCGCAATATCTACCAATGTATAATACTCAAGAGCCTACTGCACCACAAGTACAGAACCAAAGCCCTCCAGCTTCTAGTAGTCCAGTTCCTCCATCTGAATCAcatcaagaagaagaagatgaagaggaAGAATTAGCAGAAG AAATAAACATAGCTAGAAAACCATCGAGCGCAGAAGGATTGCAACGAAAACAAAGGACAGCAGTTGTATTATTGGGTGTAATAGGAGCTGAATTTGGTCAAGATATTACTACGATGAATCAGAAAAGGGATAATGAACAAAGACGAAAGAGTTCGATCGTAGAAGGTTTTGGAATAGGAAATAATAATCTTGCTAGGCACACTAGTATGGCGCTCACGCATTTATTACACCCACCAGACTCTCCAAAATCACATGCACCAGATTCTCCAAAATTACATGCACCAGACTCTCCAAAATTACATACAGCATTACGAAGAGCGGCAATCGATCTCATTGGTAGAGGTTTCACTGTTTGGGAACCGTACCTTGACGTATCAAAA GTATTATTGGGACTATTGGAAATGTGTTGCGATGCTGATAAATTAGTACCAAGCATGACATATGGCCTTCCGCTTTCACCTCAAGCTGATACATGTCGTACAGCACGCCACGCTTTAACTCTAATAGCTACTGCCAGACCTGCGGCATTCATTACTACGATGGCGCGAGAAGTGGCTAGATATAATACATTGCAACAAAATGCGCAAACACTAAATGTAAATTTAGGTGCAAGCGTTCTAGCTAGGGCAAAACCAGAAATACTCAGAATTGTTGAACAGTTAATCGATAAAATGCAGAGTGAAATGAGTGATCTTTTAGTTGAG GTCATGGATATCATTTTACATTGTCTGGACCCAGGTCATCTGAAAACTAAGCCATTAAACGACGTATTTCCAGCAGTATGTAGATTTAATCAA GTAAGTCATTGTCCTGCAACTCGCAGAATAGCAGTAGGTAGTCGTAGCGGTCAACTCGCTCTTTATGAATTGCGAGGGAACGTTAAGTGTCAGACTGTACCTGCGCATATCGCACCTGTGACCGCACTAGCATTTTCACCCGAAGGCAAGTTCCTGGTTAGCTATTGTTGCGCGGAAAATAAATTGTCTTTCTGGCAG CAAACAAATAGCGGTATGTTCGGCCTAGGAAATTCACAGACACGCTGTGTCAAATCGTACAGTACTGCGCCCATTAACGATGTGGCGCGATTGAACCCTATGCGATTAGCTCGATTGATATGGATAAATAATCGAACGGTTACGTTAATGCTTGCTGATGGATCTGAAACACGGTTCAACGTATAA
- the Rbcn-3b gene encoding WD repeat-containing protein Rbcn-3B isoform X3 gives MTAGTSLVVPIVLWGRIAPTHCISCIYLSRDQKTLVTGCYDGRICLWQVDPETLNMTPRCLLVGHTAPILCLSRASVIMEQNYIVSSSESGEMCTWDLVDGKCRETAKLSNVHTQMLPYVSAGGEDVRLFCSGYYPEVLVMDPFSLEVLFTLSSRVNPDWISALHVLRLAKREGRFYVHTNDVVLALTTTGTVKVWTLVGYENRDSEPLYENESIQIRCLNALAMTCCPYNQRTVLIVCSKDWQIYDASDFSFLCSNSAPYGERWMAGDFLAADRVILWSDKGHGYLYKLPANKLKGKALSSSVADNKSFHTACAECNEPFLYCTLTQPGDKTLSCPPAMRLVTVQRRGVTLKYLLRGDSEGVVVLWTVPEVTTQQLSQICYNDNPTSISLSPVVKISLTAAWEQMKPSPVGILDQLNSGDGHGIKLTASIYLPQQSRLVVGREDGSIIIVPATQTVMLQLLHGNHHRYNGPHQVLLGHSGRVNCLLYPYGAAPRYDRVHLVSGSVDFAVCLWDLYAGTLIHRFCVHAGEITQLMVPPDNCSPRIQKCVCSVASDHSVTLLSLAERKCVVLASRHLFPVVTIKWRSLDDFMIVGCSDGAVYVWQMETGHLDRVLHGIIAEEVLDACDENTIAAAGGSAAGGELGLANPAVHFFRGLRHRNLSAIRHATQRGLHQLQQLHGGQGPDHGSQIKAKDAPLMIQGFRSNPKDPESHILFFDIEALIVQLLSDEYGAMSPGSLEAHGLISTSEYQKVAALTQSASPDAHKIISDFFGRVKDKAGDVERILKDKDRHGILAKMKEGAENVHTKIQAKVESVGLKPSTLDGDNWNNSDGAKNNLKRNGAFSEPNATMEVAQLILSLLHAWDMDPDLDRVCEGKLGLLRPIVPVSFGVLSKRGYMSLLLPTWQTQLEPVDEQGLPVDLVIRERLTRVFTARAHWELSTTLTSNHLLAVVALANTLMSMNNATFVPEQERNRKLHRPGNRSAVNWNKAEEENEEMYTVQQAQIKQGWSLLATLHCVLLPDKVAAQGGAETFKRPQVEMMARRWQHQCLEIREAAQALLLAELGRMGPKGRKALVDSWSQYLPMYNTQEPTAPQVQNQSPPASSSPVPPSESHQEEEDEEEELAEEINIARKPSSAEGLQRKQRTAVVLLGVIGAEFGQDITTMNQKRDNEQRRKSSIVEGFGIGNNNLARHTSMALTHLLHPPDSPKSHAPDSPKLHAPDSPKLHTALRRAAIDLIGRGFTVWEPYLDVSKVLLGLLEMCCDADKLVPSMTYGLPLSPQADTCRTARHALTLIATARPAAFITTMAREVARYNTLQQNAQTLNVNLGASVLARAKPEILRIVEQLIDKMQSEMSDLLVEVMDIILHCLDPGHLKTKPLNDVFPAVCRFNQVSHCPATRRIAVGSRSGQLALYELRGNVKCQTVPAHIAPVTALAFSPEGKFLVSYCCAENKLSFWQQTNSGMFGLGNSQTRCVKSYSTAPINDVARLNPMRLARLIWINNRTVTLMLADGSETRFNV, from the exons ATGACAGCGGGTACGAGCCTGGTAGTACCCATAGTGCTATGGGGTCGTATAGCTCCAACTCATTGCAtttcttgtatttatttatctcgAGATCAAAAAACTTTGGTAACAGGATGTTATGATGGGCGAATATGTTTGTGGCAAGTGGATCCTGAAACATTGAAT ATGACTCCAAGATGTTTACTTGTTGGCCACACTGCTCCAATACTATGCCTAAGCCGAGCAAGTGTCATTATGGAACAGAATTATATTGTCAGCAGCAGTGAAAGCGGAGAAATGTGTACTTGGGATTTAGTTGATGGAAAGTGCAGAGAAACTGCGAAACTTAGCAATGTTCATACACAGATGTTGCCTTACGTCTCTGCTGGTGGAGAAGATGTCAGACTTTTTTGTTCCGG gTATTATCCTGAGGTTCTAGTGATGGACCCTTTCAGCTTGGAAGTTTTGTTCACCTTAAGTTCACGCGTTAATCCTGATTGGATCAGTGCTTTGCACGTTTTGCGGCTGGCCAAACGGGAAGGTCGGTTCTACGTGCACACAA ATGATGTCGTATTGGCCTTAACAACAACTGGCACAGTCAAGGTGTGGACTCTTGTTGGATATGAGAATCGTGACAGTGAACCCCTTTATGAAAACGAAAGCATACAGATACGATGTCTAAATGCACTTGCAATGACCTGTTGTCCATATAATCAGAGAACTGTGTTAATTGTGTGTTCCAAAGATTGGCAG ATATACGATGCCAGTGACTTTTCTTTCCTGTGTTCAAATTCTGCACCTTATGGGGAACGCTGGATGGCTGGAGACTTTCTAGCTGCAGACAGGGTCATTCTATGGAGTGACAAAGGTCATGGTTATCTCTATAAATTACCAGCTAA CAAGCTGAAGGGCAAGGCTCTCAGCAG TAGCGTTGCAGACAATAAAAGTTTTCATACTGCGTGTGCTGAATGTAACGAACCTTTCCTATACTGCACTTTGACACAGCCTGGAGACAAG ACTCTGTCATGCCCACCAGCAATGCGGTTAGTCACAGTTCAACGGCGGGGTGTAAcgctaaaatatttattacgtgGTGATAGTGAAGGTGTTGTTGTTCTTTGGACCGTACCAGAAGTAACAACTCAACAACTATCTCAAATATGTTACAATGATAACCCAACATCTATCTCATTGTCACCAGTAGTGAAAATAAGTCTTACAGCTGCTTGGGAACAAATGAAACCATCACCAGTTGGAATATTAGATCAGTTAAACAGTGGAGATGGGCATGGTATAAAGTTAACGGCTAGTATATATTTACCACAACAGAGTCGCCTAGTTGTCGGTCGTGAAGACGGTAGTATTATCATTGTTCCTGCAACACAAACAGTCATGCTTCAATTACTTCACGGCAATCATCATCGATATAATG GTCCACACCAAGTACTTTTGGGTCATTCTGGACGAGTAAATTGTCTTTTGTACCCATATGGAGCGGCACCGCGTTATGACCGGGTACATCTTGTTTCTGGTTCTGTCGATTTTGCTGTTTGCTTATGGGATTTATATGCCGGTACGCTAATCCATAGATTCTGTGTCCATGCGGGCGAAATCACACAATTGATGGTGCCACCTGATAATTGCAGT CCTAGAATACAAAAGTGTGTTTGTAGCGTTGCATCAGATCACAGTGTTACTTTATTATCGTTAGCAGAAAGAAAGTGTGTTGTTCTTGCTTCGCGACACCTATTTCCAGTTGTCACGATAAAGTGGAGATCATTGGATGACTTTATGATAGTTGGATGTTCAGATGGAGCTGTATATGTATGGCAAATGGAAACTGGCCACCTAGATCGTGTTTTGCATG gTATTATTGCAGAGGAGGTACTGGACGCGTGTGACGAAAACACTATAGCTGCGGCTGGAGGATCGGCCGCGGGTGGTGAACTAGGCTTAGCTAATCCTGCTGTGCATTTTTTTAG AGGTTTAAGGCACAGAAATCTCTCTGCTATAAGACATGCAACGCAAAGAGGGTTACATCAACTACAACAACTTCATGGTGGACAAGGACCAGATCATGGAAGTCAAATAAAAGCAAAAGACGCTCCTTTAATGATTCAAGGCTTTAGAAGTAATCCTAAAGATCCAGAAAGTCacattttattttttgataTAGAAGCATTAATAG tACAATTACTTAGTGACGAATATGGAGCGATGTCACCAGGTTCTTTGGAGGCACACGGTCTAATTTCAACCTCTGAGTATCAAAAAGTTGCAGCACTTACGCAGTCTGCTAGTCCAGATGCACATAAAATAATTTCAG ACTTTTTCGGTCGCGTCAAGGATAAGGCAGGCGACGTTGAACGAATTTTAAAGGACAAGGATCGTCACG GTATATTGGCAAAAATGAAGGAGGGTGCAGAGAACGTACACACTAAAATTCAAGCCAAGGTGGAAAGCGTTGGCCTTAAGCCGTCGACTCTCGACG gTGATAACTGGAATAATAGTGATGGTGcgaaaaacaatttaaaacgaaatgGAGCTTTTAGCGAACCAAATGCAACTATGGAGGTTGCTCAACTTATATTGAGCCTATTACATGCTTGGGACATGGACCCAGACTTGGATCGTGTTTGTGAAGGAAAGCTGGGTTTACTAAGGCCCATAGTTCCTGTTTCATTTGGAGTATTGTCTAAAAgag GTTACATGTCATTACTATTACCAACTTGGCAAACGCAATTGGAACCAGTCGACGAACAAGGTTTACCAGTTGATTTAGTCATACGAGAAAGGCTTACCAGAGTATTTACGGCAAGAGCACACTGGGAGCTGTCTACCACATTAACCAGTAATCATTTATTGGCAGTAGTCGCTTTAGCGAATACATTAATGTCAATGAATAATGCAACATTTGTACCTGAACAAGAACGAAATCGAAAATTACATAG GCCGGGTAATAGATCGGCAGTAAATTGGAACAAAgcagaagaagaaaacgaagaaatgtatACAGTGCAACAGGCACAGATTAAACAAGGTTGGTCCCTTTTAGCAACATTACATTGCGTCCTTCTACCTGACAAAGTTGCTGCACAAGGTGGAGCAGAAACATTTAAACGGCCTCAAGTCGAAATGATGGCACGAAGGTGGCAACATCAATGTCTTGAG ATTCGCGAAGCCGCTCAAGCTTTATTACTCGCTGAACTAGGTAGAATGGGTCCAAAAGGAAGGAAAGCGCTTGTAGATAGTTGGTCGCAATATCTACCAATGTATAATACTCAAGAGCCTACTGCACCACAAGTACAGAACCAAAGCCCTCCAGCTTCTAGTAGTCCAGTTCCTCCATCTGAATCAcatcaagaagaagaagatgaagaggaAGAATTAGCAGAAG AAATAAACATAGCTAGAAAACCATCGAGCGCAGAAGGATTGCAACGAAAACAAAGGACAGCAGTTGTATTATTGGGTGTAATAGGAGCTGAATTTGGTCAAGATATTACTACGATGAATCAGAAAAGGGATAATGAACAAAGACGAAAGAGTTCGATCGTAGAAGGTTTTGGAATAGGAAATAATAATCTTGCTAGGCACACTAGTATGGCGCTCACGCATTTATTACACCCACCAGACTCTCCAAAATCACATGCACCAGATTCTCCAAAATTACATGCACCAGACTCTCCAAAATTACATACAGCATTACGAAGAGCGGCAATCGATCTCATTGGTAGAGGTTTCACTGTTTGGGAACCGTACCTTGACGTATCAAAA GTATTATTGGGACTATTGGAAATGTGTTGCGATGCTGATAAATTAGTACCAAGCATGACATATGGCCTTCCGCTTTCACCTCAAGCTGATACATGTCGTACAGCACGCCACGCTTTAACTCTAATAGCTACTGCCAGACCTGCGGCATTCATTACTACGATGGCGCGAGAAGTGGCTAGATATAATACATTGCAACAAAATGCGCAAACACTAAATGTAAATTTAGGTGCAAGCGTTCTAGCTAGGGCAAAACCAGAAATACTCAGAATTGTTGAACAGTTAATCGATAAAATGCAGAGTGAAATGAGTGATCTTTTAGTTGAG GTCATGGATATCATTTTACATTGTCTGGACCCAGGTCATCTGAAAACTAAGCCATTAAACGACGTATTTCCAGCAGTATGTAGATTTAATCAA GTAAGTCATTGTCCTGCAACTCGCAGAATAGCAGTAGGTAGTCGTAGCGGTCAACTCGCTCTTTATGAATTGCGAGGGAACGTTAAGTGTCAGACTGTACCTGCGCATATCGCACCTGTGACCGCACTAGCATTTTCACCCGAAGGCAAGTTCCTGGTTAGCTATTGTTGCGCGGAAAATAAATTGTCTTTCTGGCAG CAAACAAATAGCGGTATGTTCGGCCTAGGAAATTCACAGACACGCTGTGTCAAATCGTACAGTACTGCGCCCATTAACGATGTGGCGCGATTGAACCCTATGCGATTAGCTCGATTGATATGGATAAATAATCGAACGGTTACGTTAATGCTTGCTGATGGATCTGAAACACGGTTCAACGTATAA